A genome region from Crossiella equi includes the following:
- a CDS encoding nucleotide pyrophosphohydrolase, producing MRGFEDLVPRLREFAAAREWEPFHTPRNLAMALSGEVGELVAELQWLSDAEIGAQLPEGALRARVADEVADVLLYLVRFADVCGLDLAEVAHAKIDRNEHRFPPLPEVPSTERANPSA from the coding sequence ATGCGTGGTTTCGAGGACCTGGTGCCCCGGTTGCGGGAGTTCGCGGCGGCACGGGAGTGGGAGCCCTTCCACACGCCGCGCAACCTGGCCATGGCCCTCTCCGGCGAGGTGGGCGAGCTGGTGGCCGAGCTGCAGTGGCTGAGCGATGCGGAGATCGGCGCGCAGCTGCCTGAGGGCGCGCTGCGGGCCCGGGTGGCCGACGAGGTGGCCGACGTGCTGCTCTACCTGGTGCGCTTCGCCGACGTGTGTGGTCTGGACCTCGCCGAGGTGGCGCACGCCAAGATCGACCGCAACGAGCACCGGTTCCCGCCCCTGCCGGAAGTCCCCTCCACAGAACGGGCAAACCCTTCCGCCTGA
- a CDS encoding alpha/beta fold hydrolase, translating to MTTTHILSTPGAEIAYDVHGTLPAANGLPLLMLGQPMTAEGFTTLAGFLPDHTVITYDPRGLGRSTRTDGRTDHTPETQATDVHALIQVLGGKVDVFASSGGAVTALALVAAYPEDVRTLVAHEPPVIPVLPDAAAAERARAGFHDAYLAKGWGAGMAAFIAMTSWQGEFTDAYFAQPPADPAAFGLPTEDDGRRDDPLLSDRSWAVSGYQPNVEALRAAPTRVVLAVGEETGDTFTGRTSVATARLLGQEAAVFPSHHGGFAGGEHGYPGKPEAFAARLREILAGCDDTA from the coding sequence ATGACGACCACGCACATCCTCAGCACGCCGGGCGCCGAGATCGCCTACGACGTGCACGGCACCCTGCCCGCCGCGAACGGGCTGCCGCTGCTGATGCTGGGCCAGCCGATGACGGCGGAGGGCTTCACCACCCTGGCCGGGTTCCTGCCGGACCACACCGTCATCACCTACGACCCGCGTGGCCTGGGCCGCAGCACCCGCACCGACGGCCGCACCGACCACACCCCGGAGACCCAGGCCACGGACGTGCACGCGCTCATCCAGGTCCTGGGCGGCAAGGTGGACGTCTTCGCCAGCAGCGGCGGGGCGGTCACCGCGCTGGCCCTGGTCGCGGCCTACCCGGAGGACGTGCGCACGCTGGTCGCGCACGAGCCCCCGGTGATCCCGGTGCTGCCGGACGCGGCGGCGGCCGAACGCGCGCGGGCGGGCTTCCACGACGCCTACCTGGCCAAGGGCTGGGGCGCGGGCATGGCCGCCTTCATCGCGATGACCTCCTGGCAGGGCGAGTTCACCGACGCCTACTTCGCCCAGCCCCCGGCCGACCCGGCCGCGTTCGGCCTGCCCACCGAGGACGACGGCAGGCGCGATGACCCACTTCTGTCGGACCGCTCCTGGGCGGTCAGCGGCTACCAGCCCAACGTCGAGGCCCTGCGCGCCGCACCCACCCGGGTGGTCCTCGCGGTCGGCGAGGAGACCGGCGACACCTTCACCGGCCGCACCTCGGTGGCCACCGCCCGCCTGCTGGGCCAGGAGGCCGCGGTCTTCCCCAGCCACCACGGCGGCTTCGCGGGCGGCGAACACGGCTACCCGGGCAAGCCCGAGGCCTTCGCCGCCCGCCTGCGCGAGATCCTGGCGGGCTGTGACGACACGGCCTAG
- a CDS encoding LysR family transcriptional regulator: MELELRHLRVICTVADTGSVTKAAARLGLAQPALTAQLNRIERALGGTLFERDRRGSRPTPLGELVLARARLLLPAVSELREEAARLANAAGDSAHYRIGAANGPVLGGLLHHLAAARPHARLSPHTSWSAEELADLLASGRLDYALVGTCGDAEPPNAPGVRWRLLAVEPVFVLLPEQHDLAAKPEVALGDLAEYRWGATPGDGCFGDCFATACARAGFAPKALYETDVVSCVDLVRSGDAVALCQPTFREMPGVLAVPLAGTPLRWRQYIGWPGDLRTPGEAEEVAGYALAAYDEAVDRSPGYRDWLDRNPGFGRRL, encoded by the coding sequence ATGGAACTGGAGCTGCGGCACCTCCGGGTCATCTGCACGGTCGCGGACACCGGCAGCGTGACCAAGGCGGCCGCCCGGCTCGGGCTCGCGCAGCCCGCCCTGACCGCGCAGCTCAACCGGATCGAGCGCGCGCTCGGCGGCACCCTGTTCGAGCGCGACCGGCGCGGTTCCCGGCCCACCCCGCTCGGCGAGCTGGTGCTGGCCCGCGCGCGGCTGCTGCTGCCCGCGGTCAGCGAGCTGCGCGAGGAGGCGGCCCGCCTGGCCAACGCCGCCGGGGACAGCGCGCACTACCGCATCGGCGCGGCCAACGGCCCGGTGCTGGGCGGTCTGCTGCACCACTTGGCCGCCGCGCGCCCGCACGCCCGCCTGTCCCCGCACACCTCCTGGTCGGCGGAGGAGCTGGCCGACCTGCTCGCCTCCGGCCGCCTGGACTACGCCCTGGTCGGCACGTGCGGGGACGCCGAACCGCCGAACGCGCCCGGCGTGCGCTGGCGGCTGCTCGCGGTGGAACCGGTGTTCGTGCTGCTGCCCGAACAGCACGACCTGGCCGCCAAGCCCGAGGTGGCGCTGGGCGACCTGGCCGAGTACCGCTGGGGCGCGACCCCGGGCGACGGCTGCTTCGGCGACTGCTTCGCCACCGCCTGCGCCCGTGCGGGCTTCGCGCCCAAGGCCCTGTACGAGACCGACGTGGTCAGCTGCGTGGACCTGGTCCGCTCCGGCGACGCGGTCGCGCTGTGCCAGCCGACCTTCCGCGAGATGCCGGGGGTGCTGGCGGTCCCGCTGGCCGGTACCCCGCTGCGCTGGCGCCAGTACATCGGCTGGCCCGGTGACCTGCGCACCCCGGGCGAGGCCGAGGAGGTCGCGGGCTACGCGCTGGCCGCCTACGACGAGGCGGTGGACCGCTCCCCCGGCTACCGGGACTGGCTGGACCGCAACCCGGGCTTCGGCAGGCGGCTGTGA
- a CDS encoding FAD-binding oxidoreductase yields MSEQLSWLAGRIVTRDTPRYDEVCGGWNSRVRHRPEVAVTPGDAADIQAAVRFAAELNLPVRVQCTGHGALAPAEGGLLIDTGGLSGIRVDPVARTAEVGAGVRWRELLDAAHPHGLAGLSGSSGNVGVVGYTLGGGSGWLARKHGLASETVLAAEVVTANGRLRWVDADREPELWWALRGGGPNVGVVTKLRLRLVEVPSVFAGATFWPVEQAGELYAAYREWTAGLPVEVTSALTFLQYPDAPAVPEPVRGRTVVALRGAGLGPSAQELLAPLRSRPGALLDTWREMAYREIDAVTNDPVRPQPRTGHSTAVTALPDGLPDLARPGAKFTSLECRHVAGEGARLGASGAEFLVFTMALTPDETGVAEAGEFGRRLTELCAPVTTGHNLLSYLLAPPEPGGLPEQVAAAFPAEHRARLAAVKAHYDPAGLFGGDRKLVG; encoded by the coding sequence GTGAGCGAACAGCTGAGCTGGCTGGCCGGTCGGATCGTCACCCGGGACACCCCGCGCTACGACGAGGTGTGCGGGGGCTGGAACAGCCGCGTGCGCCACCGGCCGGAGGTGGCGGTGACGCCGGGCGACGCGGCCGACATCCAGGCCGCGGTGCGCTTCGCCGCCGAGCTGAACCTGCCGGTGCGCGTGCAGTGCACCGGGCACGGCGCGCTCGCCCCGGCCGAGGGCGGGCTGCTCATCGACACCGGTGGGCTCTCCGGCATCCGCGTCGACCCGGTGGCCCGGACCGCCGAGGTCGGAGCGGGCGTGCGCTGGCGGGAGCTGCTGGACGCCGCCCACCCGCACGGCCTGGCCGGGCTGTCCGGCTCCTCGGGCAACGTGGGCGTGGTCGGCTACACCCTGGGCGGCGGTTCTGGCTGGCTGGCCCGCAAGCACGGCCTGGCCTCGGAGACGGTGCTGGCCGCCGAGGTCGTCACCGCCAACGGGCGGCTGCGCTGGGTGGACGCCGACCGCGAGCCGGAGCTGTGGTGGGCGCTGCGCGGCGGCGGCCCGAACGTCGGCGTGGTCACCAAGCTGCGCCTGCGCCTGGTCGAGGTGCCCTCGGTGTTCGCCGGGGCCACCTTCTGGCCGGTCGAGCAGGCGGGGGAGCTGTACGCGGCCTACCGGGAGTGGACGGCCGGGCTGCCGGTGGAGGTCACCTCGGCGCTGACCTTCCTCCAGTACCCGGACGCGCCCGCGGTGCCCGAACCGGTGCGTGGCCGCACCGTGGTGGCGTTGCGGGGCGCCGGTCTGGGCCCCTCGGCCCAGGAGCTGCTGGCGCCGCTGCGCTCCCGGCCGGGCGCGCTGCTGGACACCTGGCGGGAGATGGCCTACCGGGAGATCGACGCGGTCACCAACGACCCGGTGCGCCCGCAGCCCCGCACCGGCCACTCCACCGCGGTCACCGCCCTGCCGGACGGCCTGCCGGACCTGGCCCGCCCGGGCGCGAAGTTCACCTCCCTGGAATGCCGCCACGTCGCGGGCGAGGGCGCCCGGCTGGGCGCGTCCGGGGCGGAGTTCCTGGTGTTCACCATGGCGCTCACCCCGGACGAGACCGGCGTGGCCGAGGCGGGCGAGTTCGGACGGCGTCTCACCGAGCTGTGCGCTCCCGTGACGACCGGGCACAACCTGCTCAGCTACCTGCTGGCCCCACCCGAGCCCGGCGGCCTGCCGGAGCAGGTCGCGGCCGCGTTCCCGGCCGAGCACCGGGCCCGGCTGGCGGCGGTGAAGGCGCACTACGACCCCGCCGGGCTGTTCGGCGGGGACCGGAAGCTGGTGGGCTGA
- a CDS encoding PH domain-containing protein, with translation MDWQRLSPRVIPVHLSWLAAPIGSFLGTLVVTGGEVKAQALITLAAVGVVFVGYVGYSLIEWAKTYYRVTPEAVEVRTGLVIRRLRVLRLNRIRNVDLTASPLHRLAGVTTLRIGTTASTEQAKEVKLDGVPAALARTLRTELLAHTRRDAARDPLVSAWNPRWIRYAPLTFWVFGGVVIVSGAGYRALEVIGLEPWRIPVVRQLFSDFGASALWLTIPLALLALTLLGVLGAIALYVENWWRFRLEWQGEGLLRVRRGLFTTRSVSVERQRLFGVLLAEPLPLRAGGGASVRVVAGGLGNAEEERGRGSVLPPAPRAEAVRVTAGVLREPSPVAGAELTPHPRVAFRRRVLRGLLSVTLPLLLVQGFLGWLLTDVLLHTAWSTALASVPFVLWLARDAYRSLGHGLAGPYLVTRSGTFSRDTVALRRTDVLAWTFSDTPFSRRAGVVTLTAAVATAAGGYAAPDLDAATAPAFAEEAVPGILTEFLAREGGLREEQPAQFVDRGAGGPVGADGAR, from the coding sequence ATGGACTGGCAGCGGCTGTCCCCGCGCGTCATCCCGGTGCACCTGAGCTGGCTGGCCGCGCCGATCGGCTCGTTCCTGGGCACGCTCGTGGTCACCGGCGGCGAGGTGAAGGCCCAGGCGCTGATCACCCTCGCCGCGGTCGGCGTGGTCTTCGTGGGCTACGTGGGCTACTCGCTCATCGAGTGGGCCAAGACGTACTACCGGGTCACGCCCGAGGCCGTCGAGGTGCGCACCGGGCTGGTCATCCGGCGGCTGCGGGTGTTGCGGCTCAACCGGATCCGCAACGTCGACCTCACCGCGAGCCCGCTGCACCGGCTGGCCGGGGTGACCACGCTGCGCATCGGCACCACGGCCTCCACCGAGCAGGCCAAGGAGGTCAAGCTCGACGGGGTGCCCGCGGCACTGGCCCGCACGCTGCGCACCGAGCTGCTCGCGCACACCCGCCGCGACGCCGCGCGGGACCCGCTGGTCTCGGCGTGGAACCCGCGCTGGATCCGGTACGCGCCGCTGACCTTCTGGGTCTTCGGCGGGGTGGTCATCGTCTCCGGGGCCGGGTACCGGGCGCTGGAGGTGATCGGGCTGGAGCCGTGGCGGATCCCGGTGGTGCGCCAGCTGTTCAGCGACTTCGGCGCCAGCGCGCTGTGGCTGACCATCCCGCTGGCCCTGCTCGCCCTCACCCTGCTCGGGGTGCTCGGCGCGATCGCGCTGTACGTGGAGAACTGGTGGCGGTTCCGCCTGGAGTGGCAGGGCGAGGGCCTGCTGCGCGTGCGGCGCGGCCTGTTCACCACCCGGTCGGTGTCGGTGGAGCGCCAGCGCCTGTTCGGCGTGCTGCTGGCCGAGCCGCTGCCGCTGCGCGCCGGGGGCGGGGCCTCGGTGCGCGTGGTCGCGGGCGGGCTGGGCAACGCGGAGGAGGAACGCGGCCGCGGCTCCGTGCTGCCGCCCGCGCCCCGGGCCGAGGCGGTGCGGGTGACCGCCGGGGTGCTGCGCGAGCCGTCCCCGGTGGCCGGGGCCGAGCTGACGCCGCACCCGAGGGTGGCCTTCCGGCGGCGGGTGCTGCGCGGCCTGCTGTCCGTCACGCTGCCGCTGCTGCTGGTGCAGGGCTTCCTGGGCTGGCTGCTCACCGACGTGCTGCTGCACACCGCGTGGAGCACCGCGCTGGCCAGCGTGCCGTTCGTGCTGTGGCTGGCCCGCGACGCCTACCGCTCGCTCGGGCACGGGCTGGCCGGGCCGTACCTGGTCACGCGCTCGGGCACGTTCAGCCGGGACACCGTGGCGCTGCGCCGGACCGACGTGCTCGCCTGGACCTTCAGCGACACGCCGTTCTCGCGGCGGGCCGGGGTGGTCACGCTGACCGCGGCGGTGGCCACCGCCGCGGGCGGCTACGCGGCGCCGGACCTGGACGCGGCCACCGCACCCGCCTTCGCCGAGGAGGCGGTGCCGGGAATCCTCACGGAGTTCCTAGCCCGCGAGGGCGGGCTCCGGGAAGAGCAGCCCGCGCAGTTCGTGGACCGCGGTGCGGGCGGCCCGGTTGGCGCCGATGGTGCTCGCTGA
- a CDS encoding Crp/Fnr family transcriptional regulator — MSVEGLGAASRVLLADVGRRRSVRRGTVLFRQDNESDSVLLVEHGLLRVSVVSQDGTESVLALRGSGELVGEFGAITARRRSATVVALTEATVVIIASARFRSLLRQFSGLACDVLSLLVTRVDESDRRRLEVGTCTVSQRLARFLGELAATHGTERADGGVEIAAQLTQEELGSAIGATRESVSRALAELRDDGLLSTARRRITILAPTRLDSYLGTSG, encoded by the coding sequence ATGAGTGTGGAAGGGCTCGGTGCGGCCAGTCGCGTCTTACTGGCCGACGTCGGGCGTCGGCGCAGCGTGCGCAGGGGCACGGTGCTGTTCAGGCAGGACAACGAGTCCGACTCGGTCCTGCTGGTGGAGCACGGCCTGCTCCGGGTCTCGGTGGTCAGCCAGGACGGTACCGAGAGCGTGCTCGCGCTGCGCGGCAGCGGCGAGCTGGTCGGCGAGTTCGGCGCCATCACCGCGCGCCGCCGCTCGGCCACCGTGGTCGCCCTGACCGAGGCGACCGTCGTGATCATCGCCTCGGCGCGCTTCCGCTCCCTGCTGCGCCAGTTCTCCGGACTCGCCTGCGACGTGCTGTCCTTGCTGGTCACCCGCGTGGACGAGTCCGACCGCAGGCGGCTGGAGGTCGGCACCTGCACGGTGTCGCAGCGCCTGGCCCGCTTCCTCGGCGAGCTGGCCGCCACGCACGGCACCGAGCGGGCCGACGGCGGGGTGGAGATCGCCGCGCAGCTGACCCAGGAGGAGCTGGGCAGCGCGATCGGCGCCACCCGCGAGTCGGTCTCCCGCGCGCTGGCCGAGCTGCGCGACGACGGCCTGCTCAGCACGGCCCGTCGGCGGATCACCATCCTGGCCCCGACGAGACTGGACTCCTACCTTGGGACTTCTGGCTGA
- a CDS encoding NAD(P)-binding domain-containing protein, which yields MDTDVVVIGAGQSGLNSSFFLRRAGIDHVVLDSAPHAGGAWQHYWRSLRYADVHGFHSLQDFPLVVPDPERPAADVLAEYFAEYERRHDLPVVRPVQVRSVRHEGEDFRIDAPEGSWRARAVINATGSWSHPLWPHYPGAREFRGRQLHTRDYHGPEEFAGKKVVVVGGGASALRFLDELSPVAETVWVTRREPEFLEREFTHEHGRAIIAKVEEAVRAGRAPVSVVRNTGLALTPLIRDLADRGVLRRRPVFERLTPDGVRWADGTEEHADVVLWATGFRAALNHLAPLRLREPGGGIVMAGGHPATEPRLHLVGYGPSASTIGANRAARTAVHELRGLLFPEPALAG from the coding sequence GTGGACACGGACGTGGTGGTCATCGGAGCGGGCCAGTCGGGCCTGAACAGCTCGTTCTTCCTGCGGCGCGCGGGCATCGACCACGTCGTGCTGGACTCGGCGCCGCACGCGGGCGGGGCCTGGCAGCACTACTGGCGCTCGCTGCGCTACGCCGACGTGCACGGCTTCCACAGCCTCCAGGACTTCCCCCTGGTCGTACCCGACCCGGAGCGCCCGGCCGCGGACGTGCTCGCGGAGTACTTCGCCGAGTACGAGCGGCGCCACGACCTGCCGGTGGTCCGCCCGGTCCAGGTGCGCTCGGTCCGGCACGAGGGCGAGGACTTCCGGATCGACGCGCCCGAGGGCAGCTGGCGGGCCCGCGCGGTGATCAACGCGACCGGTTCGTGGAGCCACCCGCTGTGGCCGCACTACCCGGGCGCGCGGGAGTTCCGGGGCCGCCAGCTGCACACCCGGGACTACCACGGCCCGGAGGAGTTCGCGGGCAAGAAGGTCGTCGTGGTCGGCGGCGGTGCCTCGGCGCTGCGCTTCCTGGACGAGCTCTCGCCGGTGGCCGAGACGGTCTGGGTGACCCGCCGCGAACCGGAGTTCCTGGAACGCGAGTTCACCCACGAGCACGGCCGCGCGATCATCGCCAAGGTCGAGGAGGCGGTGCGCGCGGGCCGGGCGCCGGTCAGCGTGGTGCGCAACACCGGCCTCGCCCTCACCCCGCTGATCAGGGACCTGGCCGACCGGGGTGTGCTGCGCCGCCGCCCGGTGTTCGAGCGGCTCACCCCGGACGGCGTGCGCTGGGCCGACGGCACCGAGGAGCACGCGGACGTGGTCCTGTGGGCCACCGGTTTCCGGGCCGCGCTCAACCACCTGGCGCCGTTGCGGCTGCGGGAGCCGGGCGGCGGGATCGTCATGGCCGGCGGTCACCCCGCCACCGAGCCCCGGCTCCACCTGGTGGGCTACGGCCCGTCAGCGAGCACCATCGGCGCCAACCGGGCCGCCCGCACCGCGGTCCACGAACTGCGCGGGCTGCTCTTCCCGGAGCCCGCCCTCGCGGGCTAG
- a CDS encoding MDR family MFS transporter — protein MTAAAGVGSGSRTNLVFGAMVLGLLLAALDQTIVATALPTIVSELGGANHLSWVVTGYMLAETIATPLFGKFGDLFGRKVVFQVSVALFTAGSLFCGMATGMFGLVAARAVQGFGAGGLMVTSMALVADLIPLRERGKYQGLMGSVFGVVTVAGPLLGGLFVDQLSWRWAFHVNVPLGLLVLLVAGAVMPKVPKGSRPVVDYLGILLLAIGAGGLTLVTSWGGTTYAWDSAEILWLAVASVVAVVLFVLVELRATEPVLPMRLFRGRVFSVSSVLSFVIGFAMFGGITYLPIFLQVVQGHSATESGLRMLPMVAGLMAASILSGNTVSRTGRYRYFPILGTGITAVGLWLMSHLARETTFVTTSLYMLVLGAGIGLGMQVLVIAVQNTCAYTDLGAATSGVTFLRTLGSSFGVAVFGAIFSAQLTSNLAGAGLPPGFDPGAAANPEVVRQLPPELLAPLATAYQDSLRTVFLWAIPVALLAFAISWFLPEVKLRDSVRDKAGDLGDGFGMPEAGDSEQELERVVAATWHRRGKEFRPLLRQRLCDRMDEADAWLLAQVFRNSKQEGYATLSEIAGDLPVRIFEPSVTDLVTRGLLHREGETLRFTPAGEEAFVRLTGVWREWLVEVLASEEPERGEELAAAVDRLARRMISDHPTLRERRWERLATSR, from the coding sequence ATGACGGCAGCGGCTGGGGTCGGGAGCGGTTCGCGGACCAACCTGGTGTTCGGGGCGATGGTGCTCGGCCTGCTCCTGGCCGCCCTGGACCAGACGATCGTGGCCACCGCGCTGCCCACCATCGTGAGCGAGCTCGGCGGGGCCAACCACCTGTCCTGGGTGGTCACCGGGTACATGCTGGCCGAGACCATCGCCACGCCCCTGTTCGGCAAGTTCGGCGACCTGTTCGGGCGCAAGGTCGTCTTCCAGGTGTCCGTGGCGCTGTTCACCGCCGGGTCGCTGTTCTGCGGGATGGCCACCGGGATGTTCGGGCTGGTCGCCGCCCGCGCGGTGCAGGGGTTCGGGGCCGGGGGGCTCATGGTCACCTCGATGGCCCTGGTCGCCGACCTGATCCCGTTGCGGGAGCGCGGGAAGTACCAGGGGCTCATGGGGTCGGTGTTCGGGGTGGTCACCGTGGCCGGGCCGCTGCTGGGCGGGCTGTTCGTGGACCAGCTCAGCTGGCGGTGGGCCTTCCACGTCAACGTGCCGCTCGGGCTGCTCGTGCTCCTGGTCGCCGGGGCGGTCATGCCCAAGGTGCCCAAGGGCTCGCGGCCGGTCGTGGACTACCTGGGCATCCTGCTGCTGGCCATCGGCGCCGGCGGCCTCACCCTGGTGACCAGCTGGGGCGGCACCACCTACGCCTGGGACTCCGCCGAGATCCTCTGGCTGGCCGTCGCCTCCGTGGTGGCCGTGGTGCTGTTCGTGCTGGTCGAGCTGCGCGCCACCGAGCCCGTGCTGCCCATGCGCCTGTTCCGCGGCCGCGTGTTCTCCGTCTCCAGCGTGCTCAGCTTCGTCATCGGGTTCGCCATGTTCGGCGGCATCACCTACCTGCCGATCTTCCTCCAGGTGGTGCAGGGGCACTCCGCCACCGAGTCCGGCCTGCGCATGCTGCCCATGGTCGCCGGGCTGATGGCCGCCTCGATCCTCAGCGGCAACACCGTCAGCCGCACCGGGCGCTACCGGTACTTCCCGATCCTGGGCACCGGGATCACCGCGGTCGGGCTCTGGCTCATGTCGCACCTGGCCCGCGAGACCACGTTCGTCACCACCTCGCTGTACATGCTCGTGCTCGGCGCGGGCATCGGCCTGGGCATGCAGGTGCTGGTGATCGCGGTGCAGAACACCTGCGCCTACACCGACCTCGGCGCGGCCACCTCCGGCGTGACCTTCCTGCGCACCCTGGGCTCCTCGTTCGGCGTCGCGGTGTTCGGCGCGATCTTCTCCGCGCAGCTGACCTCGAACCTGGCGGGCGCGGGCCTGCCGCCGGGTTTCGACCCCGGCGCGGCGGCCAACCCGGAGGTGGTCCGGCAGCTGCCGCCCGAGCTGCTCGCACCGCTGGCCACCGCCTACCAGGACAGCCTGCGGACGGTGTTCCTGTGGGCGATCCCGGTGGCGCTGCTGGCGTTCGCGATCTCCTGGTTCCTGCCCGAGGTCAAGCTGCGCGACTCGGTGCGGGACAAGGCGGGCGACCTGGGCGACGGGTTCGGCATGCCCGAGGCCGGTGACAGCGAACAGGAGCTGGAGCGCGTGGTGGCCGCCACCTGGCACCGTCGTGGCAAGGAGTTCCGCCCGCTGCTGCGGCAGCGGCTGTGCGACCGCATGGACGAGGCCGACGCCTGGCTGCTGGCCCAGGTCTTCCGCAACAGCAAGCAGGAGGGCTACGCCACGCTGTCCGAGATCGCCGGGGACCTGCCGGTGCGCATCTTCGAGCCCTCGGTCACCGACCTGGTCACCCGGGGCCTGCTGCACCGCGAGGGCGAGACCCTGCGCTTCACCCCGGCCGGCGAGGAGGCCTTCGTGCGGCTGACCGGCGTGTGGCGGGAGTGGCTGGTCGAGGTGCTGGCCAGCGAGGAGCCCGAACGCGGCGAGGAGCTGGCGGCCGCGGTGGACCGCCTGGCCCGCCGGATGATCAGCGACCACCCGACGCTGCGCGAACGCCGCTGGGAACGCCTGGCCACCAGCCGATGA
- a CDS encoding flavin reductase family protein, producing the protein MRLHFDPAETGPGPFYRLLTSVVVPRPIAWVSTTSAEGVDNLAPHSFFTVACVTPPVVQFTSVGRKDTLRNVEATGEFVVNLADEPHFTHVNATGTDFPPEVSEFDAVGLPREPGLRVKPPRVGTSPVALECVLHSTVRLGDSTVVFGRVVHAAVAESVLEDGLPAIDRLRPLSRLGKDEWGGYGEVREIKRIRHADWPGHFQG; encoded by the coding sequence ATGCGCCTGCACTTCGACCCGGCGGAGACGGGCCCGGGCCCGTTCTACCGCCTGCTCACCTCCGTGGTGGTCCCGCGCCCGATCGCCTGGGTCTCGACCACCTCGGCCGAGGGCGTGGACAACCTGGCCCCGCACTCCTTCTTCACCGTGGCCTGCGTGACCCCGCCGGTCGTGCAGTTCACCTCGGTGGGCCGCAAGGACACCCTGCGCAACGTCGAGGCCACGGGCGAGTTCGTGGTGAACCTGGCCGACGAGCCCCACTTCACCCACGTCAACGCCACCGGCACGGACTTCCCGCCGGAGGTCAGCGAGTTCGACGCGGTGGGCCTGCCCCGCGAACCGGGCCTGCGGGTCAAGCCGCCCCGGGTGGGCACCTCCCCGGTGGCCCTGGAGTGCGTACTGCACAGCACGGTCCGGCTCGGCGACTCGACGGTGGTCTTCGGCCGGGTGGTGCACGCCGCCGTGGCGGAGTCCGTGCTCGAGGACGGCCTGCCCGCGATCGACCGCCTGCGCCCGCTGTCCCGGCTCGGGAAGGACGAGTGGGGCGGGTACGGGGAGGTCCGGGAGATCAAGCGCATCCGGCACGCGGACTGGCCGGGCCACTTCCAGGGCTGA
- a CDS encoding NAD-dependent epimerase/dehydratase family protein yields the protein MRVLVTGASGYVGQAVVRQLSQTGHDVVALVHRSVVNVPEGVELRRGDVLDGEGLLAAADGVHAAVHLVSLTRIREAFAHPTLYYRVNLGGTLHVLEALARQAEVTGVKPRLVMASTASVYGSPPDQPITESTPLAPANPYAASKVAAEEAIRWQVATGSLGAVCLRIFNIAGAVGELGDYDDTRVITRAVGVAAGHLPSVEIHGDGSAVRDFVHVSDVARAMVAALESAEPGRFETYNVGATPASVAEVVDTVRRVTGREIRVTHRPANPGEAPRLVGDSSLLRQRLGWSPLQSSLEEMVRGQWEAELLRRHR from the coding sequence ATGCGAGTCCTCGTCACCGGCGCGAGCGGCTATGTCGGACAGGCCGTCGTGCGGCAGCTCTCCCAGACCGGACACGATGTCGTGGCCCTTGTCCACCGCTCGGTGGTGAATGTGCCCGAAGGAGTGGAGCTGCGCAGGGGCGACGTGCTCGACGGCGAGGGCCTGCTGGCCGCCGCCGACGGGGTGCACGCCGCTGTCCACCTGGTCTCCCTCACCCGCATCCGGGAGGCCTTCGCCCACCCCACCCTGTACTACCGGGTCAACCTGGGCGGCACGCTGCACGTGCTGGAGGCCCTGGCCCGGCAGGCCGAGGTCACCGGCGTCAAGCCGAGGCTGGTGATGGCGTCCACGGCCAGCGTGTACGGCAGCCCGCCGGACCAGCCCATCACCGAGTCCACGCCACTGGCCCCGGCCAACCCGTACGCGGCCTCGAAGGTGGCCGCCGAGGAGGCCATCCGCTGGCAGGTGGCCACGGGCTCGCTGGGCGCGGTGTGCCTGCGCATCTTCAACATCGCGGGGGCGGTGGGCGAGCTCGGCGACTACGACGACACCCGCGTCATCACCCGCGCGGTGGGGGTGGCCGCGGGCCACCTGCCGTCGGTGGAGATCCACGGCGACGGCAGCGCGGTCCGCGACTTCGTGCACGTCAGCGACGTGGCCAGGGCCATGGTCGCGGCGCTGGAGTCGGCCGAGCCGGGCCGATTCGAGACCTACAACGTGGGCGCCACCCCGGCCAGCGTGGCCGAGGTGGTGGACACCGTGCGCCGGGTCACCGGCCGGGAGATCCGCGTCACACACCGCCCGGCCAACCCGGGCGAGGCCCCGCGCCTGGTCGGCGACAGCTCCCTGCTGCGCCAGCGCCTGGGCTGGTCGCCGCTCCAGTCGAGCCTGGAGGAGATGGTCCGGGGCCAGTGGGAGGCGGAACTGCTGCGGCGCCACCGCTGA